One genomic window of Elaeis guineensis isolate ETL-2024a chromosome 2, EG11, whole genome shotgun sequence includes the following:
- the LOC105045845 gene encoding heavy metal-associated isoprenylated plant protein 37: protein MTKADDFKLLKIQTFILKVHIHCDGCKQEVKKLLQRIEGVYTVSIDAEQQKVTVSGNVDSKTLIKKLARSGKYAELWTQKPNNQSYKLNQQHQAARSLKDGTKNSKGQPNQALIQGLKAFKNQQHKFDSLSSDDEDYDDDDEIDVDELRLLGDKMNQLNLLRQANNAAAAAANAKKNGNAGGNDNNVAGKKGGGHANQNMGLKGPNGPDQKGLNAAFPNYKMGNVAHLGGGSLNAGEGRRVGDVNGLMGMGGLQGLGGNNVFGFHQAQQQQRQQQQHLGNTLPTGFPANGGGGLSGAHQAPMMGSLQAYQNHPSAMMMNSRGLDNNTLVNESRYMQPQMMYNRAPQIPPYTGYYYPYYPSPYLYHQVHHQPETGDYGAHLFSDENTSSCAVM, encoded by the exons ATGACTAAAGCTGATGACtttaagctcctcaagatccag ACGTTCATTCTCAAAGTGCACATACACTGTGATGGGTGTAAGCAGGAGGTGAAGAAGCTTCTTCAAAGGATTGAAG GAGTCTATACAGTCAGCATAGATGCAGAGCAACAGAAGGTCACGGTCTCAGGAAATGTGGACTCCAAGACCCTGATCAAGAAGCTGGCCAGGTCGGGCAAGTATGCAGAGCTCTGGACTCAGAAGCCCAACAACCAGAGCTATAAGCTCAACCAGCAGCACCAAGCTGCCCGTTCCCTTAAAGATGGCACCAAGAACAGCAAAGGCCAGCCCAACCAGGCCCTCATTCAAGGactcaaagccttcaagaacCAGCAACACAAGTTTGATTCCTTGAGCTCCGACGACGAGGACTACGACGACGACGATGAGATTGACGTTGATGAGCTTCGGCTCCTTGGCGATAAGATGAATCAACTCAATCTACTGAGGCAGGCAAACAATGCAGCAGCAGCGGCAGCTAATGCCAAGAAAAATGGCAATGCTGGTGGGAATGACAACAATGTAGCCGGAAAGAAAGGGGGTGGGCACGCGAACCAGAATATGGGGCTAAAGGGCCCGAATGGGCCAGACCAGAAGGGCTTAAACGCTGCATTCCCCAACTACAAGATGGGTAATGTTGCCCACTTGGGTGGTGGCAGTCTTAATGCAGGGGAAGGCAGGAGGGTGGGTGATGTCAATGGCTTGATGGGCATGGGAGGCCTCCAAGGGCTTGGTGGGAACAATGTGTTCGGGTTCCACCAAGCCCAGCAGCAGCAGCGGCAGCAGCAGCAGCATCTTGGCAACACCCTCCCCACAGGCTTCCCAGCAAATGGTGGTGGCGGGCTTAGTGGGGCCCATCAGGCACCCATGATGGGGAGCCTGCAAGCCTATCAGAACCATCCATCAGCCATGATGATGAACTCCAGGGGACTCGACAACAACACGCTGGTGAATGAAAGCAGGTACATGCAACCCCAGATGATGTACAATAGGGCTCCTCAAATCCCACCCTACACTGGCTATTACTATCCCTACTATCCAAGTCCTTACCTCTACCACCAGGTCCACCACCAACCAGAGACCGGTGATTATGGTGCCCATCTTTTCAGTGACGAGAACACCAGTAGTTGTGCTGTGATGTAA